Proteins encoded by one window of Cyclobacteriaceae bacterium:
- a CDS encoding DUF2911 domain-containing protein has protein sequence MLKKILLGIGVLVLIVAGYVGYMMLTTKNHSPAAVAEFKDGDFLIQVNYCQPFKKDRLIFGEASEGALVPFGKKWRTGANEATEISFSNDVMMDGRLLKAGRYSLYTIPYDSTWTVVFNSKLGYWGAKLGGDPFEESMDVMRVPTSVRTDLPEIEQFTISLTPADSVVNMHFYWENTRATLSIQRAQ, from the coding sequence ATGTTAAAAAAGATTCTCCTCGGTATTGGCGTGCTGGTGCTTATTGTGGCCGGCTACGTTGGTTACATGATGCTCACCACGAAAAATCACAGTCCTGCCGCTGTTGCGGAATTTAAAGACGGTGACTTTCTCATTCAGGTTAATTACTGCCAGCCATTTAAGAAAGACAGGTTAATTTTTGGTGAAGCATCGGAAGGCGCACTTGTTCCTTTTGGAAAAAAGTGGCGCACCGGAGCGAATGAAGCGACTGAAATCAGTTTTAGTAATGATGTGATGATGGATGGCCGCTTGTTGAAAGCCGGACGTTATTCGCTTTATACCATTCCGTACGACTCAACGTGGACGGTTGTGTTCAACAGCAAGCTCGGGTATTGGGGCGCTAAACTTGGGGGAGATCCATTCGAGGAGAGTATGGATGTGATGCGCGTACCCACATCGGTTCGCACTGACTTACCCGAGATTGAGCAGTTTACAATTTCATTAACACCAGCCGACAGCGTGGTAAACATGCATTTTTACTGGGAAAACACCCGCGCTACATTATCAATACAGCGGGCACAGTAA
- a CDS encoding thioesterase family protein, with protein sequence MQNFKHKVPIQLRFKDIDKMGHVNNANYLTYIELARVRYFEDVVGTDKKWSQQVGIILARIEIDYKAPVFLHDNVFVYTRCSRIGNKSLTLDWLIVREKQNQEEVVAQGNAVLVCYDYTHEKTIAIPDEQRKAIERFENG encoded by the coding sequence ATGCAAAACTTCAAACACAAAGTACCTATTCAGCTTCGCTTCAAAGACATCGACAAGATGGGCCACGTGAACAACGCCAACTACTTAACCTACATTGAGCTGGCACGTGTCAGGTATTTTGAAGATGTGGTGGGTACCGATAAAAAATGGAGCCAGCAGGTGGGCATCATTCTCGCGCGAATTGAAATTGACTACAAAGCTCCAGTGTTTCTGCACGACAACGTTTTTGTGTACACACGCTGCTCACGCATCGGCAATAAAAGTCTTACCCTCGATTGGCTTATCGTTCGTGAAAAGCAAAACCAGGAAGAGGTAGTTGCACAGGGCAATGCCGTGCTCGTGTGTTACGATTACACACACGAAAAAACCATTGCCATTCCTGACGAGCAACGGAAAGCAATTGAACGATTTGAAAATGGATAG